The following coding sequences are from one Phycisphaerae bacterium window:
- the xseA gene encoding exodeoxyribonuclease VII large subunit, which yields MKNGTKIYTVSQINTLIKGILENNLPGRLTITGEITDWKLHHSGHCYFLLKDEEAVLPCVMWKSSFSKLKFRPENGMAVFGTGFIDVYEPQGKFQFYVERIEPAGVGALQLAFEQMVRKLAAEGLFEEEHKKPIPPYPERIGILTSESGAAIEDIKDSIWNRWPCVKLFLYPVQVQGEGAAAEIAAAIRDVNRRNKKLKLDILIVGRGGGSMEDLWAFNEEVLARAIFDSKIPVISAVGHEVDTTIADLVADRRASTPTKAGVVAVPDMRQVLEDLENKKESLNRNIILCVQDRGQLLDDAFTGLAGVLKELMAEGKDKLHSFYEQVIKIEPHRLLGRKTVELNDWKNRAGASVKAIMNKCGMQFETQKSRLTGLNPKSVLQRGYSITTNKRTGLLVKNLADIQIEDCIITELAGENLIESKVTNKQNRNK from the coding sequence ATGAAAAACGGGACGAAGATATATACGGTCAGCCAGATAAATACGCTAATCAAGGGGATTCTGGAAAATAATCTGCCCGGAAGGCTGACAATCACAGGCGAGATAACGGACTGGAAGCTGCACCACAGCGGGCATTGCTACTTTTTGCTGAAAGACGAAGAAGCGGTGCTGCCGTGCGTAATGTGGAAGAGCAGTTTCAGCAAGTTAAAATTCAGGCCTGAGAACGGTATGGCGGTTTTCGGCACGGGGTTTATAGATGTCTATGAGCCGCAAGGGAAATTCCAGTTTTATGTCGAAAGGATAGAGCCGGCAGGGGTGGGGGCGCTGCAGTTGGCTTTCGAGCAGATGGTGAGGAAGCTTGCGGCGGAGGGGCTTTTCGAAGAGGAACACAAAAAACCGATTCCGCCTTACCCGGAAAGGATTGGGATATTGACCAGCGAGTCAGGCGCGGCGATAGAGGACATTAAAGACAGTATCTGGAACCGCTGGCCCTGCGTGAAATTGTTTTTATACCCTGTGCAGGTACAGGGTGAAGGGGCGGCGGCGGAGATAGCGGCGGCCATCAGAGATGTAAACAGACGCAATAAAAAACTTAAACTCGATATTCTGATTGTCGGCAGGGGCGGCGGGTCGATGGAGGATTTGTGGGCGTTCAATGAGGAGGTTCTGGCGAGGGCGATTTTCGATTCGAAAATACCTGTTATAAGCGCGGTCGGTCACGAGGTTGACACCACAATCGCGGATTTGGTCGCCGACAGAAGGGCCTCGACGCCGACAAAAGCGGGCGTTGTGGCGGTTCCCGATATGCGGCAGGTGCTGGAGGATTTAGAAAATAAAAAAGAAAGTTTGAACAGAAACATAATTTTGTGCGTGCAGGACAGGGGACAGCTATTGGATGATGCATTCACGGGGTTGGCAGGTGTGCTAAAAGAATTAATGGCGGAGGGGAAGGACAAATTACACAGCTTTTATGAGCAGGTTATTAAGATTGAGCCGCACCGGCTTTTGGGCAGAAAAACAGTTGAGCTGAATGACTGGAAAAACCGGGCAGGTGCATCGGTGAAGGCGATTATGAATAAATGCGGGATGCAATTTGAAACGCAGAAGAGCCGGTTGACAGGTTTAAATCCCAAATCGGTTTTACAGCGAGGATACAGCATTACAACCAATAAAAGGACTGGCCTTTTGGTGAAGAATTTGGCGGATATACAGATTGAAGACTGCATAATTACCGAGCTTGCCGGCGAGAATTTGATTGAAAGTAAAGTGACAAACAAGCAAAATAGAAACAAATAA
- the xseB gene encoding exodeoxyribonuclease VII small subunit, with product MAKDEKKNDVGKMSFEEAIKELTDIVGKIEQGKIPLQDSLEQYEKGMALIKHCKGILEKAEKRIEKISKEENSE from the coding sequence ATGGCAAAAGACGAGAAGAAAAATGATGTCGGGAAAATGAGCTTCGAAGAGGCAATCAAGGAGCTGACCGATATTGTCGGCAAAATAGAGCAGGGCAAAATACCGCTTCAGGATAGTCTCGAACAATATGAAAAGGGGATGGCCCTGATTAAGCACTGCAAGGGCATACTTGAAAAAGCTGAGAAGCGGATTGAGAAGATAAGCAAAGAAGAGAATTCAGAATAG
- a CDS encoding nucleotide sugar dehydrogenase — translation MGKFSYDVCVVGGLGHIGLPLGISFAKVGKKVILYDINKDSIDTVSKGKMPFSEVGAEKPLQETINKTLFISSDRNVISQSHFVILTIGTPIDEHLNPQFTLFKKFFDEIIFLLNDQQHIIIRSTVYPGTTEKITELLRQNGKKTRVSFCPERIAEGKAIEEVRSLPQIIAAFDDDSIREASELFLNLTTQTIPLKPIEAELAKLYTNVWRYLQFAISNQFYQIAVQNNLDFYKIFDAVTNNYPRTKGFAKAGFAAGPCLFKDTMQLAAFANNSFFLGHAAMLINEGLPNFIVQKLKEKHNLKTKVVGILGMAFKGDSDDSRESLSYKLKKVLTIEAAQVLCSDSHVKDATLVPVETLIKKSDIIIIGATHSEYKKLKLDFSSKTVVDMWNFFGLGGIF, via the coding sequence ATGGGAAAATTTTCTTATGACGTATGCGTGGTCGGCGGGCTGGGGCATATTGGCCTGCCTTTGGGGATATCGTTTGCCAAGGTGGGGAAAAAAGTAATACTTTACGATATAAACAAAGATTCAATCGATACGGTATCGAAAGGCAAGATGCCTTTTTCAGAGGTCGGTGCGGAAAAGCCGCTGCAGGAAACAATCAATAAAACCCTGTTTATCAGCTCTGACAGGAATGTAATATCTCAAAGCCATTTCGTTATACTGACAATCGGCACGCCTATAGACGAGCATCTCAACCCGCAATTTACCCTTTTTAAAAAGTTTTTTGACGAGATAATCTTCCTGCTGAACGACCAGCAGCACATAATTATAAGAAGCACCGTTTATCCGGGGACAACAGAAAAGATAACAGAGCTGCTGCGGCAAAACGGCAAGAAGACGCGTGTTTCTTTCTGCCCGGAGAGGATAGCCGAGGGCAAGGCAATAGAGGAGGTTAGAAGCCTTCCGCAAATAATCGCCGCTTTCGACGACGACTCAATCCGCGAAGCAAGCGAACTGTTCCTGAATCTGACGACCCAGACAATACCGCTCAAACCCATCGAAGCCGAGCTGGCGAAACTTTACACGAATGTATGGAGATACCTGCAATTTGCGATTTCCAACCAGTTCTACCAGATTGCGGTCCAGAACAACCTGGATTTTTATAAAATATTCGACGCTGTAACCAACAATTATCCGCGCACGAAGGGGTTCGCCAAGGCGGGTTTTGCGGCAGGGCCGTGCCTGTTTAAGGACACTATGCAGCTTGCGGCGTTCGCGAACAACAGCTTTTTCCTCGGCCACGCGGCGATGCTGATAAACGAAGGGCTGCCGAATTTCATTGTTCAGAAACTGAAAGAAAAGCACAATCTCAAAACAAAGGTTGTCGGCATACTGGGGATGGCCTTCAAGGGTGACAGCGACGACAGCCGGGAGTCACTCTCGTACAAATTGAAAAAAGTCCTGACTATCGAAGCCGCACAGGTTCTTTGTTCAGACTCGCACGTAAAAGATGCCACACTTGTGCCGGTGGAGACGCTGATAAAAAAATCGGACATTATTATTATCGGGGCGACGCATTCGGAATACAAAAAACTCAAACTCGATTTCTCATCGAAGACGGTTGTCGATATGTGGAACTTTTTCGGTCTTGGAGGAATATTTTAA
- a CDS encoding NAD(P)-dependent oxidoreductase, whose translation MKILVTGSAGFIGGYLVEELLERGHEIVGIDNYSKYGEVVKSYDKHPHYTFVRGDAKDVELMKRLAADCDQIVGLAAIIGGITLFHELAYDLLAENERIMASTFDAAIWAFKTKKLKKVNIVSSSMVFESTEIFPTPEGEQLKCPPPLSTYGFQKLACEYFAKGAFEQYKLPYTIIRPFNAIGTGEKKAMMEREIFSGNIKLAMSHVVPDLVQKVLKGQDPLHILGKGNQIRHYTYAGDLASGMRICIESEKAVNDDFNISTPVSTTVMELAETIWKKVNGDKPFRYVCDNPFEYDVQKRVPSTEKSERILNIECKTTLDEALDEIIPWIKQQIELGGF comes from the coding sequence ATGAAAATTCTTGTTACAGGCTCAGCGGGTTTCATTGGAGGATACCTTGTAGAGGAGCTGCTCGAACGCGGGCACGAGATTGTCGGAATTGATAATTACTCGAAGTACGGCGAAGTCGTGAAAAGTTACGACAAACATCCCCACTATACCTTCGTGCGGGGCGACGCTAAAGACGTCGAGCTGATGAAACGTTTGGCAGCGGACTGCGACCAGATTGTCGGGCTGGCAGCAATCATCGGCGGAATAACGCTGTTCCACGAACTCGCATACGACCTTCTTGCCGAGAACGAAAGAATAATGGCCTCCACCTTCGATGCGGCGATATGGGCCTTCAAAACCAAAAAGCTAAAGAAAGTAAACATAGTGTCCTCTTCGATGGTTTTCGAGAGCACGGAAATCTTTCCCACTCCCGAAGGAGAACAGCTGAAATGCCCGCCTCCATTGTCAACGTATGGTTTCCAGAAATTGGCCTGCGAGTATTTCGCCAAGGGCGCCTTCGAGCAATACAAACTGCCTTACACCATAATAAGGCCTTTCAACGCGATAGGCACGGGAGAGAAAAAAGCGATGATGGAACGGGAGATATTTTCCGGCAATATTAAGCTTGCGATGAGCCATGTTGTCCCCGACCTGGTACAGAAGGTATTAAAGGGCCAGGACCCTCTTCATATTCTCGGCAAGGGTAACCAGATTCGCCATTATACCTATGCGGGCGACCTGGCAAGCGGTATGCGTATCTGCATCGAAAGTGAAAAGGCGGTTAACGACGATTTTAATATTTCCACGCCCGTCTCTACCACCGTGATGGAGCTGGCGGAGACAATTTGGAAAAAAGTAAACGGCGATAAGCCCTTCAGGTACGTATGCGACAACCCATTCGAATATGACGTGCAGAAACGCGTTCCTTCCACGGAAAAATCCGAGAGAATTCTTAATATCGAATGCAAAACCACTTTGGACGAGGCACTCGACGAGATTATTCCCTGGATAAAACAGCAGATTGAATTAGGAGGCTTTTAA
- a CDS encoding glycosyltransferase, protein MELGIIIPVYNEQTNIEATFLAIEQKVHTPHKIYIVYDFDEDNTLPVVKKMQQKGLPVELLKNPTPGVAHAIRTGLRNSHGDCLLVTMADLSDDYAVVDQMCQLMSQGYDVVCGSRYMKGGKQIGGPFIKKQISRAAGVSLKYLAGIPTHDVTNSFKLYRKTMLDNIEIQSENGFEIGMEIVVKAYFSGYKITELPCTWTDRQAGSSRFRIFKWLPKYLRWYFYALKKTLRKMFRPC, encoded by the coding sequence TTGGAACTGGGGATAATAATTCCTGTTTACAACGAACAGACAAATATAGAAGCTACATTTCTTGCCATCGAGCAGAAAGTTCATACGCCTCATAAGATTTATATTGTTTACGACTTCGACGAGGACAATACCCTGCCGGTTGTCAAAAAGATGCAGCAGAAGGGCCTGCCTGTGGAACTATTGAAAAATCCCACACCCGGTGTTGCACATGCAATCAGAACAGGGCTGCGAAATTCTCACGGAGACTGTTTGCTTGTTACAATGGCCGACCTTTCCGACGATTACGCCGTGGTAGACCAGATGTGCCAGCTGATGTCACAGGGTTATGATGTTGTCTGCGGTTCCAGATATATGAAAGGCGGAAAACAGATTGGCGGCCCGTTTATCAAAAAACAGATTTCCCGCGCAGCGGGAGTATCTCTTAAGTATCTTGCAGGGATACCCACTCACGATGTCACGAACAGTTTTAAGCTTTATAGAAAAACTATGCTGGACAATATTGAAATCCAAAGCGAAAACGGTTTTGAAATCGGGATGGAAATAGTCGTCAAGGCCTATTTTTCAGGATACAAAATTACAGAACTACCCTGCACATGGACTGACCGGCAGGCCGGTAGCTCCAGGTTCAGAATATTCAAATGGCTGCCGAAGTACCTAAGGTGGTACTTTTATGCGTTAAAAAAAACTTTGCGCAAGATGTTTCGGCCTTGCTGA
- a CDS encoding NCS2 family permease, producing MVDSLFHLKEKQTSVRVEIVAGLTTFLTMAYIIFSQPNILGPTGMDKDALIAVTCIVSAIATIITGIFANAPIAMAPGMGLNAIFAYLVISGKMDWQTALGVVFLSGLFFMVLTLLGLRKKIVEAIPASLISAIAVGIGLFITFMGLADLGIVVSNPITIVSAGPITSTVLIGFAGLLVMIYLEAKKIKGSLLVGILVATVLAAVFGKIEIPERFISLDIDISPIALKLDIIGALKWSFFGSIFTLMFVDMFDSIGTLVACCGQAGMVDKDNKIKGLDRLLSIDAAATMVGALFGTSTTTSYAESAAGIEQGGRTGLTSIVTGLLFLLALLFIPVVRIVPQYATAPALIMVGLFMMKEVKRINFANIEEAFPAFIIMVMIALSYSISAGLAFGFISFVVIKTVCGKIREVKPTMWMIALLSIGFLTQDRLGELISRLINTAG from the coding sequence ATGGTCGATTCTCTTTTTCATCTCAAAGAAAAACAAACCAGCGTAAGGGTTGAGATTGTAGCCGGGCTGACAACATTTCTTACGATGGCCTACATTATATTCTCGCAGCCGAATATTCTCGGCCCCACAGGAATGGACAAGGATGCTCTTATCGCGGTGACCTGCATCGTATCAGCGATTGCCACGATAATAACGGGTATTTTTGCCAATGCTCCGATAGCTATGGCGCCGGGTATGGGGCTAAACGCAATCTTTGCATATCTTGTTATTTCGGGCAAGATGGATTGGCAAACGGCTTTGGGGGTTGTGTTTTTGTCGGGTTTGTTTTTTATGGTTTTGACTTTGCTGGGATTGAGAAAAAAGATTGTCGAGGCGATACCGGCATCGCTTATTTCGGCTATCGCAGTCGGGATTGGACTTTTTATTACATTTATGGGGCTGGCAGATTTGGGTATTGTTGTTTCCAATCCGATTACTATTGTTTCGGCAGGGCCAATAACCTCGACGGTCTTAATAGGATTTGCCGGGTTGCTTGTGATGATTTATCTGGAGGCGAAGAAAATAAAAGGGTCGCTGCTTGTTGGTATTTTGGTCGCCACGGTTTTAGCGGCTGTCTTCGGGAAGATTGAGATTCCGGAGCGGTTTATCTCCCTTGATATAGATATCAGCCCTATTGCGCTGAAACTTGATATTATCGGCGCTCTTAAATGGAGCTTTTTCGGCAGCATATTCACGTTGATGTTTGTAGATATGTTCGACAGTATCGGCACACTTGTTGCCTGCTGCGGCCAGGCCGGCATGGTCGATAAAGATAATAAAATCAAAGGGCTGGACAGGCTTTTGAGTATCGATGCGGCAGCGACTATGGTCGGGGCATTGTTCGGAACCTCAACTACCACTTCTTACGCCGAGTCGGCAGCAGGTATCGAGCAGGGCGGGCGAACCGGTTTGACGTCGATTGTTACGGGGCTGCTGTTTCTGTTGGCTTTGTTATTTATACCTGTTGTCCGAATAGTCCCCCAGTATGCGACTGCACCGGCGCTTATTATGGTCGGGTTATTTATGATGAAAGAGGTAAAAAGAATTAACTTCGCGAATATCGAAGAGGCGTTTCCGGCCTTTATCATTATGGTAATGATAGCCCTTAGCTACAGCATCAGCGCGGGATTGGCGTTCGGCTTTATATCATTTGTAGTCATAAAGACTGTCTGCGGTAAAATCCGCGAGGTCAAACCCACTATGTGGATGATTGCATTACTTTCTATAGGCTTTTTAACACAGGACAGGCTCGGTGAGCTAATCAGCCGGTTAATAAACACTGCAGGATAA
- a CDS encoding YbhB/YbcL family Raf kinase inhibitor-like protein has protein sequence MLYGKEGLHYAEACTGYSAYRFAALTGDKELLAELDKRYGSVFDTNGLISTKPHVDQAVIGILPLEMYMRTHDKKFLEMGLSFADRQWQGPQEDGLTSQTRWWIDDMYMVGMLQMQAYRATGEIKYADRAALQIAAYLKKLQQPSGLFYHGPEHPFYWGRGNGWVASALTEVLKSLPQDHPKRGRIMDGYLKMMATLLKYQSKNGMWRQLIDYKPAWDEGSCTAMFTYAMITGVKNDWLKGDEYRLAAQKGWDALCSHLDGQANLGDICAGTGQGDNIEYYLNRPKSSGDLHGQAPLLWCVCELLDANPTIQATEQMQQDKKGGNVMEIKITSSAFAEGGMIPPKYTCDGQSISPPLEWGAVPEDTKSIALISDDPDAVVGTWVHWVLFNLPADAGKLEENIPLDKTLPNGARQGVNDSRRVGYGSPCPPSGTHRYFFKIYALDTKLDLPAGANKGELLKAMEGHILGQGQLIGKYKRK, from the coding sequence ATGCTTTATGGAAAGGAAGGTCTCCATTACGCCGAGGCCTGTACCGGCTATAGTGCATATCGTTTTGCGGCCCTGACCGGTGATAAAGAACTACTTGCCGAACTGGACAAACGCTATGGCAGCGTGTTCGACACAAACGGGCTTATTTCGACAAAGCCGCACGTCGACCAGGCAGTTATAGGAATTCTGCCGCTGGAAATGTATATGCGAACGCATGATAAAAAATTTCTTGAGATGGGTTTATCTTTTGCGGACAGACAGTGGCAGGGGCCGCAGGAAGATGGCTTAACGAGCCAGACCCGCTGGTGGATTGATGATATGTATATGGTCGGTATGCTGCAGATGCAGGCATACAGGGCGACAGGCGAAATCAAGTATGCAGACAGGGCGGCATTGCAAATCGCCGCATATCTCAAAAAGCTGCAACAGCCGTCCGGCCTGTTTTACCACGGCCCCGAACATCCTTTCTATTGGGGACGCGGGAATGGCTGGGTGGCTTCAGCCCTGACCGAGGTTCTCAAATCTTTGCCGCAGGACCACCCCAAAAGAGGCCGGATTATGGATGGTTATCTCAAAATGATGGCGACCCTTCTGAAATATCAGTCTAAAAATGGGATGTGGCGCCAGTTGATTGACTACAAGCCCGCGTGGGATGAAGGTTCGTGTACCGCGATGTTCACCTATGCGATGATTACGGGAGTTAAAAACGACTGGCTCAAAGGCGACGAATATCGTCTCGCAGCGCAAAAGGGCTGGGACGCACTTTGCTCGCACCTTGACGGGCAGGCAAACCTCGGCGATATATGTGCCGGCACGGGCCAGGGGGACAATATCGAATACTATCTTAACAGGCCAAAATCGTCTGGAGACCTGCATGGGCAGGCGCCCTTGCTGTGGTGTGTCTGTGAATTGCTCGATGCGAATCCGACAATTCAGGCTACTGAACAAATGCAGCAGGATAAAAAAGGAGGCAATGTTATGGAAATAAAAATTACAAGTTCTGCTTTTGCCGAGGGTGGGATGATTCCGCCGAAGTACACCTGCGACGGCCAGAGTATTTCGCCGCCTTTGGAATGGGGCGCGGTGCCCGAAGACACCAAGAGTATCGCTCTTATATCAGACGACCCGGACGCAGTTGTGGGAACGTGGGTGCACTGGGTTTTGTTTAACCTGCCGGCCGATGCCGGTAAGCTTGAAGAAAACATTCCCCTGGATAAGACTTTGCCGAACGGCGCCAGGCAGGGCGTTAATGACTCACGCAGGGTTGGCTATGGCAGCCCCTGTCCGCCGAGCGGAACACACAGGTATTTCTTTAAGATTTACGCGCTCGATACGAAGCTCGATTTGCCCGCCGGTGCTAACAAAGGCGAATTGCTCAAGGCGATGGAAGGACACATCCTCGGGCAGGGACAGCTAATCGGCAAATACAAAAGGAAATAA
- a CDS encoding FHA domain-containing protein, with amino-acid sequence MVVKQNGRTVNEFRFAKGPIYIGRQESSQVFLHDAAVSRQHAVIFSTQDGKWMVEDLDSANKTYLNDLAIHKVEIKTGDCLRITDHIIEINLKDGEEAEKQIHLDDTLAATATPPAPAAAPAPAASEPAAAPAASAPPGTPGVSVGVPQVIERKLDTTDAPPIRLPPQRGMDLLRSIEAINKAGNADELLLTLLDLISKQLGTYHSWCALRSEPAGPMTHHAGRTRDGKTLELSNIKLNEKINEAIEKSHFLLFIFSKDMTKDEKGQIRSVVIAPIVGPAGCFGVLYANNTFRDDHYSLPDLDYLMMLGMHIASAAQKL; translated from the coding sequence TTGGTTGTAAAACAAAACGGTCGAACTGTCAACGAATTTCGGTTCGCCAAGGGACCTATTTATATAGGCAGGCAGGAATCCAGCCAGGTTTTCCTGCACGACGCGGCGGTCTCAAGACAGCACGCGGTAATCTTCAGCACCCAGGATGGAAAATGGATGGTCGAAGACCTCGACTCGGCAAATAAGACATATCTGAACGACCTGGCAATTCACAAGGTTGAGATTAAAACCGGCGATTGTCTTCGCATAACCGACCACATTATCGAAATCAATCTCAAAGATGGTGAAGAAGCTGAAAAACAAATTCATTTGGATGATACACTCGCCGCAACCGCAACACCTCCTGCACCAGCCGCTGCACCTGCGCCTGCCGCATCCGAACCTGCCGCTGCACCTGCTGCATCCGCACCACCCGGAACACCCGGCGTATCAGTCGGCGTACCACAAGTTATAGAAAGAAAATTAGATACGACGGATGCTCCGCCTATAAGACTACCGCCCCAAAGAGGAATGGATTTGCTGCGGTCCATTGAGGCAATCAACAAAGCAGGCAACGCAGATGAGCTGCTGCTGACCTTACTGGATCTCATATCAAAACAGCTCGGGACATATCATAGCTGGTGTGCACTGAGAAGTGAGCCTGCAGGCCCGATGACACATCACGCCGGCAGAACCAGGGATGGTAAAACGCTGGAGCTGAGCAATATAAAACTCAATGAAAAAATCAACGAGGCAATTGAGAAAAGCCACTTTCTGCTTTTTATCTTCTCGAAAGATATGACCAAGGATGAAAAAGGCCAGATTCGCTCCGTGGTGATAGCGCCTATAGTAGGCCCGGCGGGCTGTTTTGGCGTGTTATATGCCAATAACACTTTCCGCGACGACCACTACAGCCTCCCCGATTTGGACTATCTTATGATGCTTGGAATGCACATAGCCTCTGCGGCGCAAAAGCTCTAA
- a CDS encoding cytochrome c biogenesis protein ResB codes for MGIEATSKKKLRRAVMRVVPAMVALLIFLSIYGAFLGPCRAKPFFNSPALSVYWLALMALLVTAFAAFCRPIRLPGLFLMHGGCILVLAGALWGSGASLKIQNQLFGTDKIQAGRMIIFKGNAEKRIWLEDSGRIKELPFHIKLNDFRIEYYKPESVRDYISDIQVVKDGSVIAEKSIEVNHPLHFGGYHFHQNSFDPEAHKYTVLSVISDTGLNLVYAGYLSLGIGVFWHFWLRHIFTKQVNGN; via the coding sequence ATGGGTATAGAGGCAACCTCTAAGAAAAAGTTAAGACGTGCCGTGATGCGGGTTGTGCCGGCAATGGTGGCATTATTGATTTTCCTGTCTATTTACGGCGCGTTTCTCGGTCCATGCCGGGCAAAACCCTTTTTTAACTCACCGGCGTTATCCGTCTATTGGTTAGCTTTAATGGCTCTTTTGGTAACGGCTTTTGCGGCTTTTTGCAGGCCGATTCGCCTTCCCGGCCTATTTCTGATGCACGGCGGCTGCATTCTCGTTCTCGCCGGCGCGCTCTGGGGCTCAGGTGCCAGCCTTAAAATCCAAAATCAGCTTTTTGGGACTGATAAAATCCAGGCAGGTCGAATGATAATTTTTAAAGGAAATGCTGAAAAGCGCATCTGGCTGGAAGACAGCGGCCGTATTAAGGAATTGCCCTTCCATATAAAACTTAATGACTTCCGGATTGAATATTATAAGCCCGAATCCGTCCGGGATTACATAAGTGACATCCAGGTCGTCAAAGATGGAAGCGTTATCGCGGAAAAAAGCATCGAGGTAAATCACCCGCTCCACTTTGGCGGGTACCATTTTCACCAGAACTCTTTTGACCCCGAGGCGCACAAATATACTGTTCTTTCTGTTATTTCCGATACGGGTTTAAACCTTGTTTACGCCGGCTATCTGTCGCTCGGCATCGGCGTCTTCTGGCATTTCTGGTTAAGACACATTTTTACAAAGCAAGTAAATGGAAATTAA
- the ccsA gene encoding cytochrome c biogenesis protein CcsA, translated as MEIKYTIQGLLIYAAIAAYLLAFLAVLLRHPKVGHVLYVFGFVAAVLAFGYRWYHAGHIPFQNLFEVFLSLGMMIYPVSLFCRRILRVGGFSADMLIGAMVLFPAGFVFSAEPQQLPPALQSWLFVPHVAVYMLSYIFMAKAACQAVCQLRGQQGDEHLLSSEDATYRMICAGFPLLTLGLILGSVWGKLAWGDYWNWDPKELWSLASWLVYVGYFHFRYMFRKTHSRWNSIWAIAGMAVIVITLLWVNLSKIFLGLHTYAT; from the coding sequence ATGGAAATTAAATACACAATTCAAGGCCTGCTGATTTACGCTGCTATCGCTGCGTACCTGCTTGCGTTTCTGGCTGTGCTGCTGCGTCACCCGAAAGTCGGCCACGTCTTATACGTATTTGGTTTTGTGGCCGCAGTTTTGGCTTTCGGGTATCGATGGTATCACGCAGGCCATATACCTTTTCAAAACCTTTTCGAGGTGTTCCTGAGTTTGGGTATGATGATTTATCCGGTCTCATTATTTTGCCGGCGTATCCTGCGCGTAGGCGGGTTCTCAGCCGATATGCTCATAGGGGCGATGGTTCTTTTTCCTGCCGGCTTTGTCTTTAGCGCCGAGCCGCAGCAGTTACCGCCGGCCCTGCAAAGCTGGCTTTTTGTGCCGCATGTCGCCGTCTATATGCTCTCATATATTTTTATGGCCAAAGCTGCCTGCCAGGCCGTTTGTCAGCTTCGCGGTCAGCAGGGGGACGAACACCTTCTATCCTCTGAAGATGCGACCTATCGTATGATTTGCGCCGGCTTTCCATTATTGACGCTCGGCCTAATCCTCGGAAGCGTCTGGGGCAAACTCGCCTGGGGCGATTACTGGAACTGGGACCCGAAAGAACTCTGGTCTTTGGCGTCCTGGCTGGTTTACGTTGGATATTTCCATTTCCGCTATATGTTTCGCAAGACACATTCCCGCTGGAACAGCATTTGGGCAATTGCCGGTATGGCGGTCATTGTTATAACTTTGCTTTGGGTGAATCTCTCTAAAATCTTCCTTGGTCTGCACACATACGCAACCTGA
- a CDS encoding DUF5615 family PIN-like protein, with translation MPIGPHNKLKLYADACIPRCIIEELRAVGLPVEAATEIGNATQPDENILQQAKKLHKILLTMDRDFWDDRKHLLQKGPGVIFVDIPPDQATKAIDGLARFYTLFAKHYPLDWWESMKARVTESGFVLKFHAWEGKIKEEEFRLTDNGKLITRAIK, from the coding sequence ATGCCGATTGGCCCACATAATAAATTGAAACTATATGCTGATGCCTGTATACCTCGCTGTATAATTGAAGAATTGAGAGCAGTGGGGCTACCTGTTGAGGCTGCAACGGAAATTGGTAATGCAACTCAGCCAGACGAAAACATACTCCAGCAGGCCAAAAAGCTACACAAAATCCTTCTGACTATGGATAGAGATTTCTGGGACGACCGTAAACATCTACTGCAAAAGGGACCTGGTGTTATTTTTGTGGATATTCCACCTGATCAGGCAACAAAAGCCATTGACGGTCTTGCGAGATTTTACACGCTATTCGCAAAGCACTATCCACTTGATTGGTGGGAAAGCATGAAAGCTCGAGTCACCGAGTCCGGATTTGTCCTAAAGTTTCATGCTTGGGAAGGAAAAATAAAAGAAGAGGAGTTTCGTCTAACGGACAATGGGAAACTTATAACTCGTGCAATCAAATAG